The Anaeromyxobacter sp. Fw109-5 genomic interval AACCTGCGCGAGGAGAAGGGCTACACGTACGGGGTGTACGCGATGGGCGAGGCGCGCAAGCTCGCCGGCGCGAGCCTGGTCGCGGGCAGCGTGAAGGCGGACGTCACCGGCGCCGCGCTGAAGGAGATCGTGCGCGAGCTCGCGCGGCTGCGCGAGGAGCCCGTCCCCGCGCAGGAGCTGTCGGACGCCAAGGACGCGCTCGTGCTCGGCCTGCCCGCCGACTTCGCGACCGCGGGCGGCATCGCCGGCCGGGTCGCGGAGCTCGCGCTGCACGGCCTGCCCGACGACTACTGGAACGGCTACGCCGACGCGGTGCGGGAGGTGGACGCGGAGGCGGTCCAGCGCGCCGCGCGGCGCTACCTCGATCCCGCCAAGATGACGGTGGTGATGGTCGCGGATCCGGCCGTCGTGCGGCCGCAGCTCGCGGACGTCCCCTTGGGGCCGATCGAGGAGCGACCCGCGCCGGCCCGCGCCCCGGCGCCATCCCCCGGGCGCGCGGTGGGCCAGCGCTAGCCTGGCCGGGTGCGACATCGGGACACGATGACCTCGCGGTGATCTCCGTGTTGGATCGGAGGCTCACCCGAGGTCGCTCATGCCGGCTCCTGCCGGGAAGACGGGCCGTTGGTTCGGACTGCCAAAGCGCGTCGCGCTCGGGTTCGCCGTGGCGATCGGTAGCCTGATCGCCTCCGGGATCCTCACCGGCGTCACGCTGGGGAAGCGGACCGACGCCAGCGTCGCGGCGGAGCTGGCGGCCGACACCCAGCTCGCGCTCGAGGAGCTCGAGTCGGCCATGCTCGTCGCGGACACGGCGCTCGACGCGTACCTCGCCGGGGGGGAGGCCCGCCACCGGGCGCGCTTGCAGCGGGCGCGCGACAAGATCCCCGGCGAGCTGGATCACCTCACCCGGGCCATCGCGGCGGAGCGCATCGACGAGGACGGCGAGCTCCTGGGGCGGCTGCGCCCGGCGGTGAAGCGGATGGTCGACGCGCTGGATCGCGCGGCCGCCCTCGCCGACGCCGGCGGCCGCGAGGAAGCGCGCCTCCACCGCCTCGCCGAGGGGGTACCTCCGTTCGACCGGGCGCACGCGGCGCTCGAGGCGGTCGAGGAGCGCGAGAAGAGCGAGGTCGCTCGTGCCGCAGCCTGGGCGCACCGTGCGCGCATCATCTCGAACGGGGTGTTCCTCGGGCTCGACACGATCCTGCTGCTGTTCGTGCTCGGGGCCGCGCGCGTCGTGCGGCAGGAGATCCGCGCCCGCGAGGAGCACGAGGCGGAGCTCGCCCGGACGCAGGCGGTGCAGCAGCGCCTCGTCGCCGTGGTCAGCCACGACCTGCGGAACCCGCTCTCCGGCATCCTGACCGCCTCGTGGGCGCTCGCCCGCGTGAGCCTCCCCGACGACGCGCTGCGGGCCGTGCGCAGGATCACCGCGGCGGGCCGGCGCATGGAGCGGCTGATCCGCGACCTCCTCGACTGGAGCCGCGCGAAGGCCGGGGCGGAGATCCCGGTGACCTTGCTCGAGGCCGACCTGTGGGACGTCTGCACCCGCGTCGCCGAAGATCTCTGCGATCCCCGCTGCCAGCGGCTGGAGCTCGCCCGCCACGGCGACACCCGCGCGGAGTTCGACCCGGAGCGGATGGAGCAGGTGGTCGCGAACCTCGTCTCGAACGCCCTCAAGTACGGGGACCCCGACCGGCCCGTGTACGTGGAGGCGGCGGGCGAGGAGGGAGCGGTCCGGATCGAGGTGCGCAACGAGGGACCGCCGCTCGATTCGGCGACCATCGCGGCCATCTTCGAGCCCTTCCACCGCGCGCCGCGCGACCACCCCGACTCGAGGACGAGCGTGGGGCTCGGGCTGTTCGTCGTGCGCACGCTCACCGAGGCCCAGGGCGCCGAGGTGAACGTCCACTCCTCGGTCGGGCAGGGGACCACGTTCGTCGTGAGGGTGCGACGAGCCGTCCGCGCCGAGGCGCGGGCGGGGTGACGCGGGGGTCGGCGCCGCAGCTGGCGCCGGCCCCCGACCCCACCTCGAGCGCGACCTTCAGCGAGCCCGCGAACGCCACGTCGGCCTCGCCGCGTCCCGCTCAGCGTCCGTCCAGGCAGCCGCCCGCCCAGTCGCCCGGAGGGCCCCCGCCTGTCGGACCGTCGCGCTAGACTGCGCGAGCTACGGGCTCCCTGCCCGCCCGCTCCCACCCATGGCCGATCTCCAGAACGAGTTCTCCTGGTCGAAGTCCCGCCACGAGAAGTTCGCGGAATGCCGGCGCGCGTACTTCTACGCGTATTACGGCAGCTGGGGGGGGTGGGAGGCCGCGCCCGGTACGCCGGTGCGGGAGCTGTACGTCCTGAAGAAGCTCTCCTCGCGCTGGCAATGGGCGGGCTCGGTCGTGCACGACGCGCTGAAGCAGATGCTCTCTCGCGCGCGGGTGACGGGCGACTTCCTCCCCCTGGAGCGCGTGCTCGAGCGGACCCGGACGCGGGCGCGGGCGCAGTTCGCGGTCTCGCGCGAGAAGAGCTACTGGCGGGAGGCGTCGCGCATCGTCGGGCTGGTGGAGCACGAGTACGGCGACGCCGTGGCGGACGAGGACTGGCGGCGGCTCTACGAGGGCGTCGTCGACGGCTCGCTGCGCGCGTTCTACGCGAGCCCCACCTTCGAGGAGATCCGCCGCACGCCCCGCGAGCGCTGGCTCTCGGTGGACGAGCTCGACTCCTGGGAGTTCGAGGGGACGAAGATCTGGGTGGCGATCGACTTCGCCTTCCGCGACTCCGACGGCCAGGTCCGCATCCTGGACTGGAAGACCGGCAAGGAGCGCGGCGTCGATCACACGCAGGTCGGCATCTACGCGCTCTACGCCCAGCGCAAGTGGAGCGCCCCGCCCGACCAGGTGCTGGGCGGGCTCGTCTACCTCGTCGCGAACGGCGCCGGCGCGGGAGGGGAGACGGTGTCGGTGGCCGCCGATCCCGCCGCGCTCGAGCGGTGCCAGAGCGAGATGCGCCACTCCATCGGCGAGATGAAGGCCACGCTCCAGGACCCCGCGCGCAACCACGCCCTCATCGACCAGTTCCCGCAGCGAGCCCAGCGCGAGAGCTGCCGCCGCTGCCCGTTCCGCCGCCCGTGCGGGCGGATGTAGCGCGCGTACCCGTCCCGCCCGCTCGTCACGCGGGGAGTGCCCGTCGCCGGCGTGTCACCTCCGCCTCCGGGCGGGAACGGCGCTAGGAGCCCGTCTCGTAGTCCACGACCGCGCGCCTCTCGCGCACGCGCCCGATGAGGTCGGCGACGGCGCGGTGCTCGGGGTGCGCCTGGTAGGCGTCGAGGGCCGCGCGATCGGCGAACGTCGAGGAGAGCGCGACGTCGTAGGACGCCTCGCCGCGCGAGAAGTCGATCCCGACCTCGAGCTCGAGCAGGCCCGGGATGCGGCCCGCGAGCCCCTCCAGCGCCGCCTTCACCCTGCGCGCGTTCTCCTCGCGCGACGCGCCGTCGGCCTGCTCCTTCAGCGTCCAGAACACGAGGTGCTTCACCATGCCGTTCACCTCCCACGCGGACGGACCCGCGCCCGTCCGGACGATCGTGCCGCTCGCCTCGCCGAGCGCTCTCCGGGGGCGCCGGCGGTCGAGTCGAGCCGCTTCTCCATGCGAACCGCGGCGAGCGAGGTCTCGCCCGGGAGCGGGACGCGCGCGGCGCCGCGCCGCCCGAAGCCGAGCCGCGCGTAGAACGGGACGGCCCCGAGCGCCGCCACGACCCGGAGCCTCGCCACCCCGGCGCGGCGCGCGGCGCGCTCGACGTGCCGGACGAGCGCCGTCCCCACGCCGGCGCCGGCGGCGCGCGGGAGCACGAACACCGCGGTGAGCTCCGCGTCGCGGCGCGCCGCGTACCCGACGATCGCCCCGTCCCGCTCCGCGACGACGTAGCGCTCGCCCCCGGCCGTCATGGCCCAGCGGTGGTACAGGGCCGGGAGCGACGACCAGGCGCGGACCTCCGAGTGGCCGTAGGCGGCGGCGCCCTGCCCGCGGATGGCGGCGCGCATCACGCGCGCGAGGGCGGGGGCGTCGGCGACGTCCCCCGCGCGGAGCCTGGGCGCGCGAGGGGCGCGGCGCGGCGGTGGCGCGCCGCCCGACGCGGCGGTGCGTCCGCTCACGCCTTGGCGTCCTTCTCCACGAGGCCGTAGCGCTGGAGCTTCTCGTACAGGGTGGAGCGATGGAGCCCGGCCGCCTCGGCGGCCTTCGCGACGTTGCCGCCCGCCTCGCGCAGCAGGTCCTCGAGGAACTTCCGCTCCCAGGCGTCGCGGGCGCGCCGGTAGCGCCCCTCCGCCCCGCCCGCGGCGGCTTCGGCGGCGGGCTGGGCGAGCTCGGGCGGGAGATCCGCGAGGGTGATGGTCTCCCCGCGCGCGAGGAGGAGCCCGCGCTCGATGGCGTGCTCCAGCTCGCGGATGTTGCCCGGCCAGGGGTGGTCGAGGAGCGCCCGCATCGCCTCGGCGTCCGGCTCGAGCGGCGGCCGCCCCAGCCGCAGCGCGTGCTTCTCCACGAAGTGGTGGACGAGGAGCGGGATGTCCTCCTTCCGCTCGCGCAGGGGCGGGAGCCGCAGCGGGACGACGCGCAGCCGGAACCACAGGTCCTCGCGGAACTTCCCCTCCTTCACCGCGCGGGCGAGGTCCTCGTTCGTGGCCGCCACCACGCGCACGTTCCCCTTGCGCGCCTTGCGGCTGCCGACCGGGATGTACTCGCCGTCCTGCAGGACGCGCAGGAGCTTGGGCTGGAGCGCGGGCGGGAGGAGCCCGATCTCGTCGAGGAACAGCGTGCCCCCCTCCGCCTCGGCGAAGAAGCCGGCCCGCGCCTGCTCGGCGCCGGTGAAGGCCCCCTTCTCGTGGCCGAAGAGCTCGGCCTCGGCGAGGTTCTCGGGGATGGCGCTCATGTTGAGCGCCACGTAGGGTCCGCTCGCGCGCCGGCTCATGGCGTGCGCCGCGCGCGCGAGAAGGTCCTTGCCGGTGCCGGACTCGCCCTCCACCAGGATGGGCACGTCGGAGGGGGCGATCCGCCCGAGCATCTCCACGAGGGCCTTCATCGGCTGCGACTTGCCGATGATGCCGTGCACGCCGAACTCGCCGGCGAGCGCGCTCCGCAGGCGCGCGTTGTCGCGCTTGATGCGCGCGTGCTCCACCGCGCGCGCGACCACGAGCTCGAGCTCCTCCGGCTCGAAGGGCTTCTTGAGGTAGTCGAAGGCGCCGGCCTTCATCGCCTCGACCGCGGTCTCCACGGTGGCGAAGGCCGTGACGAGGATGACCGGGATCTCCGGCACCCGCTCCTTGAAGCGGCGCATCCCCTCGATGCCGTCGATGCCGGGCATGCGCAGGTCGGTGACGATGGCGTCGAACTCCGCCCGCTCGACGGCGGGCAGCGCCTCCGCCACCGAGGCGAAGTCGAACACCGCGTACGACCGCCCCAGCGTGCGCTTCATCATCTGCCGCGCGGAGTCGAGGTCGTCGATGACCATCAGGTTGGGCTTCGTCACGGGAGTCCTCTAACGAGATCGCGCGCCGGGTGATGGGCTCACGGCGCGGCGCCTGCGCCCGCCGCGGCCGGCTCGGCCGGCGCGACGGGCAGGCGGATGCGGAAGGTGGCGCCGTGGCCGGGGGCGCTCTCGACCTCCACCGTGCCGCCGTGGGCCTCCGCCGCCTGGCGCACGATGGCCAGCCCGAGGCCGGTGCCGTTCGCCTTGGTGGTGAAGAACGGGTCGAAGACGTGGGCGGCGATGTCCCTCGGCAGGCCCGGGCCGCTGTCCGACACCTCCACCACGAGCCCGTCTCCCTCGCGGCGCGCGCGCGCGACGAGCGTCCCGCCCCCGCGCTCCTGCATCGCCTGCACGGCGTTGACGCAGAGGTTCAGGAAGGCCTGGCGGAGCAGCTCGCCGTCGGCCACCACCTCCGGCAGCGCGGGCGCGATCTCGACCACGCGCTCGACGTTCGCGTGCGCCGCGGCCGGCCCGACCACCTCCACCGCCTCGCGCAGGATCGGCTCGACGGGCTGCGCGATGGGGTGCACCGTGCGCGCGCGCGCGAAGACCAGGAACCGCTCGATCAGCCCGGCCGCGCGGGTGACCTCGCGCCGGATCGCCTCCACGTCGGACTTCACCTCGGCGTCGGCGGGCAGCTCGCGCGCCGCCACCGAGGCGTAGCCGCGGATGACGTTCAGGGAGTTGCCGATCTCGTGGGCGAAGCCGGCGGCGATGCCGCCCAGCGTGGCGAGGCGGTCCGCGCGCAGCACCTCGCGGGTCTTCTGCGCGACGCGCGCCTCCAGCTCGGCGATGAGCCGCTGGTTCTCGCTGCGCCGGTCGTCGAGCCGCCGCGACATGTCGTTGAAGGCGCGCACCAGATCGGCGAGCTCGCGCTCCTCGGGCTCCTCGAGGCGGACGCCGCGCTCCTCCGCGAGCGACTCGGCGGCCTCGGAGAGCCGCACGAGCGGGCTCGTCACGCGGCGCAGGAAGATGGCGGCGAGGAGCTGCCCGACGAAGATCCAGAAGGCGGCGACGATGCTCGCCCCCCACGCCAGGTTGCGGGCGTTCCCCACCACCTCCTCGTGCGTGAAGTCCACCCGGACGGCCCCCACCACGGCGCCGCTGCGCAGGATGGGAGCGGAGGCCACGATGCCCTCCGGCTGGAGCAGCCGCCCGAGCGCCTGGAGCGGGGACTCGGCGAGCTGGAACTCCGAGGGCGGGGCGCCCTCGGGGCAGGCCTCCTCGGTGCGCGTGACGCAGGCGAGGACCTTGCCGGTCCGGTCGACGATCCAGGCGCGGTCGAGCGGCGCGCTCGCGACCACGCGCTCGAGCACCGCCGGCAGCGCGGAGGCGCCGCCCGGGTCCACGCCGTCGGCGCGGACCCAGTGGGCGGCGGCGGTGGCGGCGGTGGAGGCGATGGCGACGCCCTCGCGCGCCAGGAGCTCCTGCCCGCGCACCACCTCGCGCCAGAGCGCCACGGCGGTGACGCCGCTCATCGCGAAGATGATCACCCCCGCGATGAGCACGAAGAGCTTGAGCCGGAGGGTCACGGCGACGACTCCCCGCGCGGCGGCGGCCGCGGCGCCCCGCCGAACTCGTGGCAGGCGGTGCACGACTTGCCGTGCGCGTGGCTCTGGGCATGCGCGTGGCAGCGGAGGCACCGCGCCGGCTCCGGGGTCCAGGTGTGGGCCGGGTGGCAGTCCAGGCAGCGGAAGTGGCCGGGGTTCGCGTGCAGCCCGGCGCGGCGGGTCGCCGGCGCGTCGTGGCAGTGCGTGCAGGAGACGAGCGTCTCGCCCGGCGGCGCGTGCGGCCGGTGACAGGTCGCGCAGGCCATCGCCATGGGCGCGCCGTGCTCCCCCACCGGCGCGTGGATGCCCTGGGCCGTGTGGCAGCGCAGGCAGTCGCGCCGGGTCGGCCGCAGCCCCGGCTCGTCGCCGAGGAACTCGTGGCAGGCGAAGCAGTGCATCCCCTCCATGCCGTGGACCCGCACCGCGTGGCCCGGGTGGCAGTCGGCGCACTTCGCCGCGATGGGCTCGAAGCCGTGCATGCTCGCGGCGTGGCAGCGGACGCAGGCGATCTTGTGCTCCTCGTAGTGGATGCGGTGCCCGCGCGAGCCGCCGACCTGCGGCCAGCGCGGATCGTGCGAGAAGTGGCACTCCGCGCACGAGCCGATCTCCACCCCGCCGTGCCCCGCCGGCGCCTTGCCGAGCAGGAACGCGCCCAGCATGGCGACGCCCTGCTCCGGGCGCGCGTGGTGGCAGCGCTGGCAGGCGACGCTCTTGTGCGTGCCCTGCATCCACAGGGCGAACTCCGGGCTCGCCTGGTGGCAGGTCGCGCACAGCCGCGGATCCTCGTCGACGTAGCGCTTGAAGCGCAGGCCGCCGGCGACCGCGGCGGCGACCGCCAGGGCGGCGACGGCGAGGAGCAGCGTCTTCGCGGTGCGTCCGAGCCTCATGGGGGAGGCGATTGTATCGCCCCCGCGCGCCCGCCGCGCGCGGGCCCCCGCGCGGAAAAAGAGGGGGGCCGCACGGTCGCCCGCGCGGCCCCCGACGACGCGCCTCTCGGGCGCGAGCTACTTCTGCTCGTCGCTCATCCGGTCGTACTCGAGCGGATGCTCGTGCTTCATCATCTCCACGCTGATCCGGCCGTTCAGCCAGGCCCAGTTCATCGGGAAGATCGAGGGCTTCAGGTGCACGTTGTAGAAGTGCACGACGAAGAGGAACAGGATGGCGAGCGTCGCCTCCTCGCCGTGGATGATGAGCGCGGCGGTGATGAGCCAGCTCGGCGCCCAGGCGGCGAAGAAGGCCGGGAACCAGAAGATGAAGCCGGTGCCGACCATCATCACGATGCCCCAGAACACGGCCCAGTAGTCGAACTTCTCCAGGTACATGTACCGGTCGAACTTGGGCCGCTCCTTCTTCACGCCGAGCATGAAGAGGATGTTGTCGCGCATGTCGAGCGCGTCCTTCGGGCCCGGCAGCATCGACAGGGGCAGCCGCTTCTGGGAGGCGAGGAACGTCAGGTAGAACAGGTGGTAGGCGGCCGAGATGATGATCAGGACGGCGCCGACGCGGTGCCACAGCGCCGCGCCCTCCGCGCCCCCGAAGATCTTCATGAACGCCTCGGAGTAGGGGGCCGCGTCCCTGCCGCCGATGATGGGCGCGTTCCCGAACGTCCCGGCGCCGCGCAGCGGCCAGCCGGTGATGCCGAGCAGGATGACGCCCGACAGCATGAACCAGTGCTGGATGCGCTGGTGGATGTCGAAGCGGATGACGCTCCGCACCGCGTCCGCCGACGGACCGTGGCCCTGCTTCGCCTTGAGGCGCTGGCGCAGCTCGTACACGAAGTCGACGACGACGTGGAAGGCGAAGAAGAGCAGGGTGAGGGTCGTCAGGTACGAGAAGGCGATGTGGATGACGTGCGGGACCGGGTGCCCGCCCGTCTCCTGCGGCGTCTCGTGCGCGATGAGCGAGGCGAAGTTGTCCGTGGCGCCCGCGTGGCAGCGCGCGCACGCGTCCTTGCGGTTCGCCACGTTCACGATCGAGTTCGGGTCGGTCTTCGCCACGATCGCGTGCGTGCCGCCCTTGCCCTGCGGGGCGGCGTGGCAGCTCACGCAGACGGGCGCGAAGGCGTTGCCCACGCGGACCATCCGGCCGTGGATCGAGTCGTGGTAGTTGACCGTGGCCTCCGGCTTGAGACCGGCGACGGCGGCGAACTCCTCGTTGCCGTGGCAGCCCTCGCAGCGCCGCGTCATCTCGCGGCGGTCGGCGGGCACCGGCTGGCGCGCCTCGGCCTTCGGGTCGTAGAAGGCGAGGGACTTCACCGCGTGCACCGAGCCGTGGCAGGAGGCGCAGGTCGGGCCGGACGCCTTCGTGTCCTCGCGCAGCCACTTCGAGTGGATCGAGGCGGCGAACGCGTCGGTCTGCTCGGTGTGGCAGTTCTGGCAGGCCAGGTAGGCGCGCGGCGAGGTGACCGCCACCTTCTGGCCCTCCTCGCCGAAGGTGCCCTTCTCCAGCCGGGCGACGAACTGCTGCTCCGCGTCCGAGAGCGGCGGGAGCGTGCCGCCCATCGCGTGCTCCTCGGTGTAGCCCGCGTGGCAGTCCGTGCAGGCGACGCCGTTCTCCGCGTGGACGGACTTGGCGAAGGTGTCGGCGTGGACGGTGGGCCCGTCGCCGCCGGGGGAGTGGCACTGCAGGCAGGTGTCGCTGCCCTCGGGCAGCTTGGGCCCCTCCGCCCGAGCGGCGGGGGCGAGGAGGAGCGCGAAGGAGAGGAGGATGGCTCGCATAGGCGGGGTTCGCGTGTGCAACCGATATGCCCCTGCGCCCCAAACGGCTCGGAGCGCAAGGGGGCGTTATCGTTCAGGTTTGCGATGAATCAATCGTCGGGAGGTCGCAAAGGTTGCGCGCAAGCCTTCCGTTCGGGAAAGGCTGCGCGTCGGCGCGCACCCGCCGATGAACGCGCGAGCCCGGGGAGGTCCCGGCGGCGGCGCCTCGGCGGCTACTTGCTCGACGCCTCCTGCGCGGCGGGCTTGCGGGAGGCGAGGCTGGTCAGCGCGCCCACGCCCGCGCCGGCGGCGGCGCCCATCACGGCGAACAGCGACCCGACCCCGGCGACGCCGAGCACGATCCCGAACACGATGAGCCCGCGGACGAGGAACGTCGCCTGGAGCGGCGTGCCGAAGATGCCGCCCGCGAGCAGCACGCCGGCGTAGCCGCCGTACAGCATGGCCGGGAGGAGCGCGACGGCGAGGAAGAGGGCGAGGCCGATGCCGGCGCCGATGAGGGAGGGGGTCTTGCTCTGCATCTCGGTTCTCCTGGTTGGCTGCGGTCTGAAAGGTCCCGGCGATCCGCACCGCATCGCGTCCGCCGTGCCCGCTCCCCACTGCACGACCGTTGCCAGGATCGCGGCGCCTCGTGTCGCGGGCTTGCGCGATCGGTCGTCGGGAACTCCCGACACCCCGCCGGAGGGCGACGACATCGCGCCGAGCGCTCCACATCGCCGCGCGGCGCGGGGGGACGGGCCGAAGGGCGCCGTGGGGTCAGGGGCGCGCGTCCACCCGAGTCACCGGGTAGGTGCGGTACGCCTCGTCCCAGGCCGGGTGGCGCCGGTAGAAGAAGTCGGTGCGCGCCTCGCGATCGGCGGCGAAGGCGGGATCGGCGAGCAGGCGTTCCCACTCGGCCCGCACGGCGGCGTCCTTCGCGAGCAGCTCCCGGGCGAACGGCTCGAGCACGTAGTCCTCGACGTACTCCTTGCGCTCGAACGCGGCGTTGAACGTCCCCCAGGCGAGGAGGGCGTCGGGGCCGGTGGGCTCGAGGAGGTGCGCGGCGAGGAGCGCCCGCGCCTGCGCGGCCGGGACGAAGAGCGCGCCCGGCCCGATCGCTCGCCGCTCGCGCGCCCAGGCCCCCTTCACGGCGAGCAGCTGGCGTCCCTCGAACGGCTCGGCGCGGAACCTCGCGTCCGCGGCGCGGAACACCTCGACCTCGCGCGCCGGCCGCGCCTGGCCGAGCCGCTCGAAGATCACGCCGTGCGTGGCGAGGGTCGAGGCCACCTGCTCGGCCCAGCCGGCCGGGACGATCCAGCCGCCCCGGGGCAGCACGGCCCTCACCGCCGGCCGGAGCTCCCCGAGGAACGGCACGCTCCAGAGCTCGGGGCGCGACTCGTCGTAGCGCGACACCTGCGCCCCGGTCACCACGGAGGGCTCCCGGACGTAGGCGTAGCCGCGGAACGCGAGCGTGGTGGCGGCGCCGGTCGGCTCGAAGGACAGGGCGACCTCTCGCCCGGCGAGGGCGGGCGCCTCGCGGTCCGCCCGGTCGGCGGCGGCGCGCCAGCGCGGGCCGTGCTCCGCGGCGAGCTCGAGCAGCGCGCGCAGGAAGGCGACGGCGCCCCTGACCCGCTCGCCGTACGGGCGCCAGGAGTGCGCCTCGAGCAGGACGCCGAGCCGGTTCCGCGCCGCCCAGTACCCGTGCCCGAAGCGCGGCGGCGCCACGCCCGCCGCGAACCCGCTCGCCGGATCGCCGTCCTCGCGGAACGACGGATAGAAGTCGAGCGGGAGGTGGCCCGCGGCCGTGAGCCGGGCGAGGAGGGCCGCCGAGAGCGCCGCGCCCTCGGGACGGAGCGCCTCGGCGTAGCCGAGGCGCGGCTCGACCATCACGGCCAGGTCGTGCTGGAACTGCGCGCCGTCCGTGACGTGCAGATCGGCGTAGACGATGGGGTCCCACTTGCGCAGGAGCCCCAGCATCGCGCGCGTCTCCGGCGCGTCCGCCTTCGCGTAGTCGCGGTTCAGGTTGAGGTTCGCGGCCGTGGCGCGCCAGCCGGCCTCGACGGGCCCGCGCTGGTTCGGGCGCTGCTGCGGCCCGAAGCGCTCGTGCCCGTCGGCGTTGAAGATCGGCACGAACACCGCGGTGACGCGCGAGAGCGGGCCGGCCTTCGCCGCGAGCAGCCCGCGCAGCGCGATGAAGCCCGCGTCCTTTCCGTCGAGCTCGCCGGCGTGGATCGCGCCCTGGAACAGCACCACCGGGCGCCTCCGCGCCCGGGCGGCGTGCGGGGTGAGGACGCCGTCCGCGCTGGCGACGAGCGCGACGAGCTGGCGCCGCTCCGGCGTCACCCCGAAGGAGACGCAGCGCGCGCGCCGCGGGAACGCCTTCGCGAAGGCGCGGCAGAGCCCGACCGCCTCGTCGTGCCGTCCGGTGCGCTCGAAGGCGGTGCGCTCCGCGGTGGTGGAGAGATCAGGTGCGGCGACGGTCAGGAGGGCGGCCGCGAGGGCCGCGGGGGCGATCGGCATGCGCGCGCATCATAGCGGGCGCGGGGCGAGGTAGCCGGTGAGTGCGAGCGCGACCGCCGACAGCGCCTGGAGCGCGCCCGCCGCGCCGGCGGGGATGGGTCCGACGAGCACGATCCAGAGCGCCATCCCACCCGCCACCACCCCGAGGCTCGCGTGCACCCGCCGGCGCCGGGCGGCGCCCGGCGCGTCGGCGGCCCCCGCGGCGACCGGCATCCCCACCACCGCCGCGAACGTCGCCACGAACAGCCCGAAGCCGACGAGGGCGACCTCGCTGCGGGGCACGACGGCCGAGACGAGCACTCCGAAGGCGGCGGCGGCGAGCGCCGGCACGGACGCGAGCGCGAGTCCCACCATGGCCCCGGCGGCGAGCCGCGCGAGGGATGCGGCGCGCGGGCGGCGCAGGGCGACCACCGTCGCGAGCGCGGCGAGCGCCACGGCGGCGCCCACCGCGGCACGCCGCGGGCTCCCGTGGAGCGGTCCCGCCACGCGCGCCGCCTCGGCCTCGGCCACCACGCGCTCCGGCCCGCGGTCCGCCTCCGCCAGCAGCGCCTCGCACTCCGCGACCGGCCGGCGCGCCGCGCACAGCGTGAGCGCCGCCTCGCGGCGTGGAGCGCAGTCGGTCCGCCCGCGCCCGGCGTGGAGGCACTCCGCGTACGCGACGCGGGCGCCGACGTCCCGCGCCGGCGCCGGCTCGGTCGACGCGGCGACGCCGAACGCGAAGGCGACGGCGACGAGGAGCCCGGCCGCGGCGAACGCGATCGGAGATCCCTCGAGCTCGAACGGTCCCATGCGCACAGGGGACCTAACGCCGACACGGCGCGCGCGCTGACGCCGGCGCGCGGTGGAGACGGCACGACCGCCGCGAGCGCGAGGCCCGGGCGGTCGTTGGGAGACGCGCGGCGGCCCGGTGCGGCGGCCTATCCGTGCGCGGTCACCTGCCGGAGGATGTCCAGCTCCTCGAGCGCCTTCCCGGCGCCGATCACCACCGAGGAGAGCGGGTCCTCGGCGAGGAACACCGGCAGGCCGGTCTCCTCGCGGAGCAGCACGTCGAGGTTCTTGAGGAGCGCGCCGCCGCCGGCGAGGACGATGCCGCGGTCGGCGATGTCGCCCGCGAGCTCCGGCGGGGTCCGCTCCAGCGTCACCTTCACCGCCTCGACGATCCCGTTGATGGGCTCGCTGAGCGCCTCGCGGATCTCGGAGGACGTGACGGTGAGGGTGCGGGGCACTCCGGCGACGAGGTCGCGCCCCTTGATGTCCATCGTGAGCTCCTCCTCGGTCGGGTAGGCGGTGCCGATGCCCATCTTGATGAGCTCGGCGGTGCGCTCGCCGATGAGGAGGTTGTACTTGCGCTTGATGTGCTGGATGATCGCCTCGTCCATCTTGTCGCCGGCGATGCGCACCGAGCGGCTGTAGACGATGCCGCCGAGCGAGATCACCGCGACG includes:
- a CDS encoding PD-(D/E)XK nuclease family protein, with the translated sequence MADLQNEFSWSKSRHEKFAECRRAYFYAYYGSWGGWEAAPGTPVRELYVLKKLSSRWQWAGSVVHDALKQMLSRARVTGDFLPLERVLERTRTRARAQFAVSREKSYWREASRIVGLVEHEYGDAVADEDWRRLYEGVVDGSLRAFYASPTFEEIRRTPRERWLSVDELDSWEFEGTKIWVAIDFAFRDSDGQVRILDWKTGKERGVDHTQVGIYALYAQRKWSAPPDQVLGGLVYLVANGAGAGGETVSVAADPAALERCQSEMRHSIGEMKATLQDPARNHALIDQFPQRAQRESCRRCPFRRPCGRM
- a CDS encoding sigma-54 dependent transcriptional regulator — translated: MTKPNLMVIDDLDSARQMMKRTLGRSYAVFDFASVAEALPAVERAEFDAIVTDLRMPGIDGIEGMRRFKERVPEIPVILVTAFATVETAVEAMKAGAFDYLKKPFEPEELELVVARAVEHARIKRDNARLRSALAGEFGVHGIIGKSQPMKALVEMLGRIAPSDVPILVEGESGTGKDLLARAAHAMSRRASGPYVALNMSAIPENLAEAELFGHEKGAFTGAEQARAGFFAEAEGGTLFLDEIGLLPPALQPKLLRVLQDGEYIPVGSRKARKGNVRVVAATNEDLARAVKEGKFREDLWFRLRVVPLRLPPLRERKEDIPLLVHHFVEKHALRLGRPPLEPDAEAMRALLDHPWPGNIRELEHAIERGLLLARGETITLADLPPELAQPAAEAAAGGAEGRYRRARDAWERKFLEDLLREAGGNVAKAAEAAGLHRSTLYEKLQRYGLVEKDAKA
- a CDS encoding GNAT family N-acetyltransferase is translated as MSGRTAASGGAPPPRRAPRAPRLRAGDVADAPALARVMRAAIRGQGAAAYGHSEVRAWSSLPALYHRWAMTAGGERYVVAERDGAIVGYAARRDAELTAVFVLPRAAGAGVGTALVRHVERAARRAGVARLRVVAALGAVPFYARLGFGRRGAARVPLPGETSLAAVRMEKRLDSTAGAPGERSARRAARSSGRARVRPRGR
- a CDS encoding ATP-binding protein; protein product: MTLRLKLFVLIAGVIIFAMSGVTAVALWREVVRGQELLAREGVAIASTAATAAAHWVRADGVDPGGASALPAVLERVVASAPLDRAWIVDRTGKVLACVTRTEEACPEGAPPSEFQLAESPLQALGRLLQPEGIVASAPILRSGAVVGAVRVDFTHEEVVGNARNLAWGASIVAAFWIFVGQLLAAIFLRRVTSPLVRLSEAAESLAEERGVRLEEPEERELADLVRAFNDMSRRLDDRRSENQRLIAELEARVAQKTREVLRADRLATLGGIAAGFAHEIGNSLNVIRGYASVAARELPADAEVKSDVEAIRREVTRAAGLIERFLVFARARTVHPIAQPVEPILREAVEVVGPAAAHANVERVVEIAPALPEVVADGELLRQAFLNLCVNAVQAMQERGGGTLVARARREGDGLVVEVSDSGPGLPRDIAAHVFDPFFTTKANGTGLGLAIVRQAAEAHGGTVEVESAPGHGATFRIRLPVAPAEPAAAGAGAAP
- a CDS encoding sensor histidine kinase KdpD, producing MAIGSLIASGILTGVTLGKRTDASVAAELAADTQLALEELESAMLVADTALDAYLAGGEARHRARLQRARDKIPGELDHLTRAIAAERIDEDGELLGRLRPAVKRMVDALDRAAALADAGGREEARLHRLAEGVPPFDRAHAALEAVEEREKSEVARAAAWAHRARIISNGVFLGLDTILLLFVLGAARVVRQEIRAREEHEAELARTQAVQQRLVAVVSHDLRNPLSGILTASWALARVSLPDDALRAVRRITAAGRRMERLIRDLLDWSRAKAGAEIPVTLLEADLWDVCTRVAEDLCDPRCQRLELARHGDTRAEFDPERMEQVVANLVSNALKYGDPDRPVYVEAAGEEGAVRIEVRNEGPPLDSATIAAIFEPFHRAPRDHPDSRTSVGLGLFVVRTLTEAQGAEVNVHSSVGQGTTFVVRVRRAVRAEARAG
- a CDS encoding Dabb family protein, which codes for MVKHLVFWTLKEQADGASREENARRVKAALEGLAGRIPGLLELEVGIDFSRGEASYDVALSSTFADRAALDAYQAHPEHRAVADLIGRVRERRAVVDYETGS